The following proteins come from a genomic window of Edaphobacter sp. 4G125:
- the hpnA gene encoding hopanoid-associated sugar epimerase — protein sequence MRAFITGATGFVGSHVARQYAAAGAQLRLLTRKTSNLNSLEGLNADLVTGDLRRPEEFQSALQGCDALVHVAADYRLWVRDPQEMYAANVDGTRELLKLAQKSGIGRIIYTSSVATMGFKSDGSVVDEETPVSLAEMIGHYKRSKFLAEQEAVKAAAAGQHVIILNPTTPIGPGDIKPTPTGRIIVDFLNRKFPAYVDTGLNLVDVSEVARMHLAALDHGTPGRRYILGGENLTLKQILDRMSAITGLPSPTKKVPHAVAMGFAFFDETITGRLLKKEPRATVEAVRMGKKMMFASSARAERELGFCVLPIYHALRSAIDWFVKHGYAPAFDRSQL from the coding sequence GTGCGCGCATTTATTACTGGAGCGACTGGCTTTGTGGGATCGCATGTGGCGCGTCAGTATGCCGCCGCAGGAGCTCAGCTTCGACTCCTCACGCGTAAGACCAGCAATCTCAATTCTCTGGAAGGTTTGAATGCCGATCTCGTCACAGGAGATCTGCGGCGGCCGGAAGAATTTCAATCCGCGCTCCAGGGGTGCGATGCTCTGGTCCATGTAGCAGCGGACTATAGGCTGTGGGTCCGCGACCCGCAGGAGATGTATGCCGCCAACGTCGATGGAACGCGAGAACTTCTGAAACTCGCTCAGAAGAGCGGAATCGGACGCATCATCTACACCTCCAGCGTCGCAACCATGGGGTTCAAATCCGATGGTTCGGTCGTCGATGAAGAGACTCCTGTTTCTCTGGCAGAGATGATTGGCCACTACAAACGATCAAAGTTTCTTGCCGAGCAGGAGGCGGTCAAGGCAGCAGCTGCTGGTCAGCATGTGATCATTCTCAACCCGACAACTCCTATCGGCCCCGGCGACATCAAGCCGACTCCGACAGGAAGAATCATCGTTGATTTTCTCAATCGTAAGTTTCCCGCCTATGTGGATACGGGATTAAATCTTGTCGATGTCTCAGAAGTTGCGCGTATGCATCTTGCTGCTCTCGACCACGGAACTCCGGGCAGGCGCTACATCCTTGGAGGAGAGAACCTCACCCTGAAACAGATTCTCGATCGCATGTCCGCCATCACGGGTTTGCCCTCGCCCACGAAGAAAGTTCCTCACGCCGTTGCGATGGGGTTTGCCTTCTTCGATGAGACGATTACGGGACGCCTCCTGAAAAAGGAGCCGCGAGCGACCGTTGAAGCTGTCAGGATGGGGAAGAAGATGATGTTCGCCTCCTCCGCGCGGGCCGAACGCGAGCTTGGCTTCTGCGTGTTGCCGATCTATCACGCGCTCCGTTCTGCGATCGACTGGTTTGTGAAGCATGGTTACGCTCCTGCCTTCGACAGGTCACAGCTATGA
- the shc gene encoding squalene--hopene cyclase gives MSKTSGNPQTPTQPRFGRLDLGLDQVVDSIRRSKDWLLDQQHPDGYWCGELEADVMLEADYIFMHTLLGTGDPGKMQRAMNEILRHQNEDGGWSLYPGGPSNINYGVKSYLALKLMGWSADHPLMVKAREWVLAHGGVIECNTFTKIYLCALGQYDYDAVPAIPPEIVLFPNWFYFNIYEISSWSRGILVPLSIIYAKKPFKKLPPEQGIDELFVGGRQNANLHLRWDTKTPISWRNFFLFFDRLTHWFERVHIRPLRKVAIRKAEKWMLERFEKSDGLGAIYPAMLNSIVALRYLGRSFDDPQLIRAMDEFEKLGIDCPEGTLDYPTPTFRMQPCFPPVWDTAQAMYALGEAGVDRNDPRMLKAADWILSKEVRTKGDWAEKVRNVEPGGWYFEFNNEFYPDVDDTGQVLLALNCVDNPRERYQYEVCQRALNWIWAMQCKNGGWASFDKDNTKMIFQYIPFADHNAMLDPPTVDITGRMLEMLAQYGFTRKDPRVEKAIQFILKEQEPDGSWFGRWGVNYLYGTFLVLRGLEAMGIWNHEPAIQQAAEWVRSVQNADGGWGETCGTYDDPNQRGIGPSTPSQTAWALLGLLAAGDTRSDSVAKGVRWLTERQHEDGSWDELVPGRNGESYYTGTGFPRVFYLGYHLYKQYFPLLSLTTYQRAMEREAAEQAS, from the coding sequence ATGAGTAAAACTTCAGGGAACCCGCAAACTCCGACACAGCCCCGTTTTGGTCGATTGGATCTTGGGTTGGATCAGGTCGTCGATAGTATTCGGCGCTCTAAGGATTGGTTGTTGGATCAGCAGCATCCCGATGGATATTGGTGTGGCGAACTCGAAGCAGACGTCATGCTCGAAGCCGACTACATCTTCATGCACACGTTGCTGGGCACCGGGGATCCCGGCAAAATGCAGCGGGCCATGAACGAGATCCTCCGTCACCAGAATGAAGACGGTGGATGGAGTCTCTATCCCGGCGGCCCCTCCAATATCAACTATGGAGTCAAGTCGTACCTTGCGCTCAAATTAATGGGATGGTCGGCAGATCATCCTTTGATGGTCAAAGCGCGAGAATGGGTCCTCGCGCATGGCGGAGTAATTGAATGCAACACGTTCACGAAGATTTATCTGTGCGCGTTAGGCCAGTACGACTATGACGCGGTTCCCGCGATTCCGCCGGAGATCGTACTCTTTCCAAACTGGTTCTACTTCAACATCTACGAGATCTCTTCCTGGTCTCGTGGGATTCTCGTCCCGCTCTCCATCATCTACGCCAAAAAGCCTTTTAAAAAGCTCCCACCGGAACAGGGAATCGACGAGCTTTTTGTCGGAGGGCGTCAGAATGCCAATCTGCACCTGCGTTGGGATACGAAGACCCCCATCAGTTGGCGAAACTTCTTTCTCTTCTTCGATCGGTTAACGCACTGGTTTGAACGGGTCCATATCCGCCCTCTGCGCAAAGTTGCGATCCGAAAGGCCGAAAAATGGATGCTGGAGCGATTCGAGAAATCGGATGGCCTGGGCGCGATCTACCCCGCCATGCTGAACTCGATTGTGGCGCTCCGATATCTCGGTCGATCCTTTGATGATCCGCAGCTGATTCGCGCAATGGACGAGTTCGAAAAGCTAGGAATCGATTGCCCTGAAGGAACGCTGGACTATCCCACCCCAACCTTCCGGATGCAGCCCTGCTTCCCGCCGGTGTGGGATACAGCACAGGCGATGTATGCCCTAGGAGAGGCTGGCGTTGACAGGAATGATCCCCGAATGCTGAAGGCGGCCGATTGGATTCTCTCCAAAGAGGTTCGGACAAAAGGCGACTGGGCAGAGAAGGTTCGAAACGTTGAGCCCGGTGGATGGTACTTCGAGTTCAACAACGAGTTCTACCCGGATGTCGATGATACCGGTCAGGTTCTTCTTGCTCTGAATTGTGTCGATAATCCTCGAGAGCGTTATCAATACGAGGTTTGCCAGCGTGCCCTGAACTGGATCTGGGCCATGCAGTGCAAAAACGGCGGCTGGGCCAGCTTTGATAAAGACAATACAAAGATGATCTTCCAGTACATCCCATTTGCCGACCATAACGCCATGCTTGACCCGCCAACAGTGGATATCACGGGGCGAATGCTGGAGATGCTGGCGCAATATGGATTTACGCGCAAAGATCCCAGAGTTGAAAAGGCAATCCAGTTCATCCTGAAGGAACAGGAACCTGATGGAAGCTGGTTTGGCCGTTGGGGAGTGAACTACCTTTACGGTACTTTCCTCGTTCTCCGCGGTCTGGAGGCGATGGGAATCTGGAATCACGAGCCGGCCATCCAGCAAGCTGCTGAGTGGGTTCGTTCGGTCCAGAACGCCGACGGTGGATGGGGAGAGACTTGTGGAACCTATGATGATCCCAATCAGCGCGGGATCGGCCCCAGTACTCCTTCGCAGACAGCGTGGGCTCTTCTCGGACTGCTCGCTGCCGGAGACACACGTTCTGATTCAGTCGCCAAGGGAGTTCGCTGGCTGACAGAGCGCCAGCACGAAGATGGAAGCTGGGACGAGCTTGTGCCCGGAAGAAATGGGGAGAGCTATTACACCGGTACTGGATTCCCTCGAGTGTTTTATCTGGGATACCACCTGTATAAGCAGTACTTTCCTTTGCTGTCTCTAACGACATACCAACGCGCTATGGAGCGTGAAGCAGCCGAACAGGCTAGCTGA
- a CDS encoding ExbD/TolR family protein, which translates to MAFNTKGRTQTALAEINITPLVDVVLVLLLIFMLTAPVLQSGIDVAIPKTRTVNQVTEDRMVVTIDRDQNVFLQDKPVNVNELPTRLRTTGNGDPAKRVIYLRADERVPFGAFASVMDAVKQAGITNISIVTRPIEK; encoded by the coding sequence ATGGCCTTCAATACGAAAGGACGTACGCAGACTGCACTTGCGGAGATCAACATCACTCCGCTGGTGGATGTCGTCCTCGTGCTTCTGCTCATCTTTATGCTCACTGCGCCGGTGTTGCAGTCGGGGATTGATGTTGCGATTCCAAAGACCCGCACCGTCAATCAGGTCACCGAAGATCGAATGGTGGTGACGATTGATCGCGACCAGAATGTGTTTCTGCAGGACAAGCCGGTGAACGTCAATGAGCTTCCTACAAGATTGCGCACCACTGGCAATGGCGATCCAGCGAAACGAGTGATCTACCTTCGCGCGGATGAGCGAGTTCCCTTTGGCGCATTTGCGTCTGTAATGGATGCGGTCAAGCAGGCAGGCATCACCAACATCAGCATTGTTACCCGTCCTATCGAGAAATAA
- a CDS encoding zinc-dependent dehydrogenase, with amino-acid sequence MRAAVYRGVNDVRVESVPVPEIGPGEVLVKIHTCGICGTDLKKIHTGSHSAPRIFGHEMAGIVAAIGEGVSGFKIGDRVMAYHHIPCGECFYCRKHTFAQCETYKIVGCTAGFEPSGGGFAEYIRVMDWIVRRGLVKIPDDVSFEQASFIEPVNTCYKAIDLLKLQPDETVLVIGQGPIGILLAALARRTGATVLTSDLYPERHAIAAKFGLDHPLDARGDVVAAAKAATEGRGADVALVAVGGNSLIQVAMNAIRSGGRVMLFAATQHGEAPFDPAAVCMDEKTLMGSYSASVAIQDEVTRLVLDGYAKDFDLTQLISHRFSIEDAVAAIEMASNPQPDSMKIVIQP; translated from the coding sequence ATGCGAGCCGCCGTTTATCGCGGAGTGAACGATGTACGTGTAGAATCCGTCCCTGTTCCCGAGATTGGTCCTGGCGAGGTTCTTGTCAAAATTCACACTTGCGGAATCTGCGGAACGGACCTCAAAAAGATTCACACCGGCTCACACTCTGCCCCGCGAATCTTCGGACACGAAATGGCAGGCATCGTAGCCGCGATTGGAGAAGGTGTCTCCGGCTTCAAAATCGGAGATCGTGTCATGGCGTATCACCACATCCCTTGCGGCGAATGTTTCTACTGTCGTAAACATACGTTCGCACAATGCGAGACATATAAGATAGTCGGTTGCACAGCGGGCTTTGAGCCCTCCGGCGGTGGCTTTGCGGAATATATCCGCGTTATGGATTGGATCGTTCGTCGCGGACTGGTAAAAATTCCAGATGATGTTTCCTTTGAGCAAGCATCCTTCATCGAGCCTGTAAACACATGCTACAAAGCAATCGATCTCCTCAAGCTACAGCCCGATGAAACGGTGTTAGTAATTGGTCAGGGACCCATTGGGATTCTTCTTGCGGCACTGGCTCGTAGAACCGGAGCCACTGTGCTAACGAGCGATCTCTACCCGGAGCGTCACGCCATCGCCGCCAAATTCGGGTTAGATCACCCCTTAGATGCGCGTGGAGACGTCGTGGCCGCCGCAAAAGCGGCTACCGAAGGACGCGGAGCGGACGTAGCTCTCGTTGCCGTTGGCGGAAATTCCTTAATTCAGGTAGCTATGAACGCAATCCGTTCTGGTGGACGTGTCATGCTGTTCGCTGCAACCCAACATGGCGAAGCTCCATTCGATCCAGCTGCTGTCTGTATGGATGAGAAGACCTTGATGGGATCATATAGCGCATCTGTCGCAATCCAGGATGAGGTCACTCGGCTTGTACTCGATGGTTATGCCAAGGACTTCGACCTTACGCAACTGATCTCACATCGTTTCTCCATTGAAGATGCAGTTGCTGCGATAGAGATGGCCTCCAACCCGCAGCCGGACTCTATGAAGATCGTTATCCAACCTTGA
- the recN gene encoding DNA repair protein RecN, with protein MLLELRAENYAVIDRTVASFGPGLNLMTGETGAGKSILIDALQMLLGGKASSDVVRHGEEKAVLSCVFEMTPGALSVLEANGIDPETDVILIRREIAANGKGRVFINNQPATVSVLRQLAPELALIHTQGETMGAFDQAQQRMLLDRFAEISTDAIAEAHAAWRETTTKLAELEADEQDRLRMADLWRFQANEIEQAQLTSEDEDAQLETEKRVLANSEKLYTAAMSVHELLYESESSAETTLGAALKHVEDLARFDSRFVGAVQQLTAAKATVEDINAEVREFAENVNASPGRLEEIEDRLAALDRLKRKYGQTLAEVISFGAESMRKLSEVENRDAVLTKLRSKLQKDAANYQEAAVKVTDLRKEAASRLQKLAVVQINDLAMNARFEVAVNPEQDQPSWTSHGWDRIEYRIATNPGEPLKPLDEIASGGEMSRVLLALKVTVEEGKQGPARKRKSLLPRTLVFDEIDIGIGGRAAEAVGKKLKALARGQQVLCITHLPQIAAFADHHFLIEKEEKRGRTQTGIRKMEETERAREIARMLSGEHLTETSLKHAEHLLQTSR; from the coding sequence ATGCTGCTCGAATTGCGCGCAGAAAACTATGCTGTCATCGACCGGACGGTCGCCTCTTTCGGGCCAGGGCTCAACCTGATGACAGGAGAGACGGGTGCCGGAAAGTCGATTCTGATCGACGCTCTCCAGATGCTCCTCGGGGGCAAAGCTTCTTCTGATGTGGTTCGGCACGGAGAGGAGAAAGCAGTCCTTTCCTGTGTCTTCGAGATGACCCCAGGGGCCTTGTCGGTTCTCGAAGCAAATGGCATTGATCCGGAAACAGATGTGATTCTCATTCGCCGCGAAATTGCTGCAAACGGAAAGGGCAGGGTCTTCATCAACAATCAGCCCGCGACCGTCAGCGTGCTTCGCCAACTCGCTCCGGAACTGGCGCTAATACACACGCAAGGCGAAACCATGGGTGCCTTCGATCAGGCGCAACAGCGGATGTTGCTCGATCGTTTTGCGGAGATATCGACGGATGCTATTGCTGAGGCCCATGCCGCATGGCGAGAGACAACCACGAAGCTGGCAGAGCTGGAGGCCGACGAGCAGGATCGCCTGCGTATGGCCGACCTGTGGCGATTTCAGGCAAACGAGATTGAGCAAGCACAGCTCACCTCCGAGGACGAGGATGCCCAACTCGAAACCGAAAAAAGAGTGCTTGCGAACTCCGAGAAGCTATATACCGCAGCCATGAGCGTGCATGAACTGCTGTATGAGAGTGAAAGTTCGGCCGAAACTACACTTGGAGCCGCTCTAAAGCATGTGGAAGATCTTGCAAGGTTCGATTCTCGTTTTGTCGGCGCAGTGCAACAACTGACTGCGGCGAAAGCTACCGTCGAAGACATCAATGCAGAGGTTCGAGAGTTTGCTGAGAACGTGAATGCATCTCCTGGCCGATTGGAAGAGATCGAGGATCGACTAGCGGCGCTCGATCGACTCAAACGCAAATATGGCCAGACCCTCGCTGAAGTCATCTCTTTCGGAGCCGAATCGATGCGAAAGCTGTCAGAGGTCGAAAACCGGGATGCCGTTCTCACAAAGTTAAGATCGAAGCTGCAAAAAGACGCCGCGAATTATCAGGAAGCGGCAGTGAAGGTTACAGATCTCCGCAAAGAGGCGGCTAGCCGTTTACAGAAGCTGGCCGTTGTCCAGATCAATGATCTGGCTATGAACGCGCGCTTTGAGGTAGCGGTCAATCCTGAACAGGATCAGCCCTCGTGGACTTCCCATGGTTGGGACCGGATCGAATATAGAATTGCCACCAACCCGGGTGAGCCGCTCAAGCCGCTGGACGAAATCGCTTCTGGTGGCGAAATGTCCCGGGTCTTGTTGGCCCTGAAGGTCACGGTGGAGGAAGGGAAGCAGGGACCTGCACGCAAGAGAAAGAGCCTGCTTCCCCGAACGCTCGTCTTCGACGAGATTGACATCGGCATCGGCGGCCGAGCTGCGGAAGCGGTGGGGAAGAAGCTCAAGGCGCTCGCACGTGGGCAACAGGTGTTGTGCATTACGCATCTTCCACAAATTGCGGCATTTGCCGATCATCATTTCCTTATTGAGAAAGAAGAGAAGCGCGGAAGGACTCAAACCGGGATTCGCAAGATGGAAGAAACCGAACGTGCTCGCGAAATTGCCCGGATGCTCAGCGGGGAACATCTCACCGAAACCAGTCTGAAGCACGCCGAGCATCTGCTCCAAACCAGCCGATAA
- a CDS encoding 4-hydroxy-3-methylbut-2-enyl diphosphate reductase → MTTTTLDPVVVTESGPSTTTKRVLLLKPRGFCAGVVRAIDIVRIALETFGAPIYVRKEIVHNSYVVDDLAKKGAIFVNELDEVPEGARVIYSAHGVSPAVRQRAKDRNLKVVDATCPLVTKVHVEAIKFAKQGYSLVLVGHRDHEEVEGTQGEAPEVTQVVSTVEEVEALVVPDPNKVAYLTQTTLSLDEAKYMIDALKKKFPNIVGPHAQDICYATENRQTAVKNVAHGADVVLVVGSRNSSNSNRLVEVSQNLGTKSYLIDKAEDIQPSWLEGVSTVAVTAGASAPEVLVQEVVNYLQARGYSSVEEVEVMPENVRFGLPPEIVQAIASAPPAAQ, encoded by the coding sequence GTGACCACTACGACCCTCGACCCTGTTGTTGTAACCGAGAGCGGCCCTTCCACAACGACCAAACGTGTCCTCCTCCTCAAGCCCCGAGGCTTTTGTGCAGGAGTTGTGCGCGCGATCGATATCGTTCGAATCGCCCTAGAGACCTTTGGCGCTCCGATCTATGTTCGGAAGGAGATCGTACATAACAGCTACGTCGTTGATGATCTAGCGAAGAAGGGAGCGATCTTCGTTAACGAGCTGGATGAGGTGCCCGAGGGCGCCCGCGTGATCTATTCAGCACACGGCGTCTCTCCAGCCGTACGACAGCGCGCGAAAGATCGTAATCTGAAGGTTGTCGACGCCACCTGTCCGCTGGTTACGAAGGTGCACGTCGAGGCGATTAAATTCGCAAAGCAGGGTTACTCTCTGGTTCTGGTTGGCCACCGGGATCACGAGGAAGTGGAGGGAACCCAGGGCGAAGCTCCTGAAGTTACACAGGTGGTTTCCACCGTCGAAGAGGTCGAAGCGCTCGTCGTTCCCGACCCAAACAAAGTGGCTTATCTTACCCAGACGACGCTTTCACTGGATGAAGCCAAATACATGATCGATGCTCTGAAGAAGAAGTTCCCGAATATCGTCGGACCTCATGCTCAGGACATCTGCTATGCAACTGAAAACCGCCAGACGGCAGTGAAGAACGTCGCTCACGGGGCGGATGTTGTTCTCGTCGTTGGCTCGCGAAACAGTTCCAACTCCAACCGATTGGTAGAGGTTTCACAGAACCTAGGCACAAAGTCCTACCTGATCGATAAAGCTGAAGATATTCAGCCCTCCTGGCTGGAAGGAGTGAGCACGGTTGCAGTCACGGCCGGAGCTTCGGCTCCAGAAGTTCTGGTTCAGGAAGTCGTCAATTATCTCCAGGCGAGGGGATATAGCTCGGTCGAAGAGGTCGAGGTCATGCCCGAAAATGTTCGCTTTGGACTTCCGCCTGAGATCGTTCAGGCGATTGCATCCGCTCCACCGGCAGCGCAGTAA
- a CDS encoding phosphorylase family protein: MRIGIIAALPGELKPLVRGWKKQPLGGKGLTLWKTSRNKNDLVAVCGGMGAQAAIRSVAAAESFGKLDLLISVGWAGALDKSIKTRQCYRPSRVIDVGTGERFSAAEGDPITLATATHVADANEKGRLRQSYGAALVDMEAATIARLALIREVPFFCFKAVSDASEAELPDLNEFIDPRGQMRMPSFLSHVALHPKFWGPLWELGRNSTLAAQAMAKEINQFLAAKHVQ, translated from the coding sequence ATGAGGATAGGAATTATCGCTGCGTTGCCAGGCGAATTGAAGCCCTTAGTCCGTGGTTGGAAGAAGCAGCCATTGGGGGGCAAGGGTCTTACTCTATGGAAGACCTCTCGCAACAAGAACGATCTTGTTGCAGTATGCGGTGGCATGGGCGCGCAGGCGGCCATTCGGAGTGTGGCAGCAGCAGAATCCTTTGGGAAGCTCGATCTGCTGATCTCTGTAGGATGGGCTGGCGCGCTGGATAAGAGCATTAAGACGAGACAATGCTACCGCCCTTCTCGGGTCATTGACGTGGGGACCGGAGAAAGGTTCTCCGCCGCAGAGGGCGATCCAATCACGTTGGCGACTGCGACTCATGTGGCAGATGCCAATGAGAAAGGTAGGCTCCGCCAAAGCTACGGAGCCGCACTGGTCGATATGGAAGCCGCAACGATCGCTCGTCTCGCCCTGATACGAGAGGTGCCCTTCTTTTGTTTCAAGGCGGTATCGGATGCATCGGAAGCAGAACTGCCTGACTTGAATGAGTTCATCGACCCACGTGGACAGATGCGAATGCCGTCGTTTCTATCCCATGTTGCGCTGCACCCTAAATTCTGGGGACCTCTCTGGGAGCTTGGAAGAAACAGCACTCTAGCGGCCCAGGCGATGGCTAAAGAGATTAATCAATTTCTTGCTGCAAAACATGTCCAATAA
- a CDS encoding MotA/TolQ/ExbB proton channel family protein, with the protein MVWTLALALHFLQEDAAVPPTSTSSSALAEMIHNSGPVAFTVLVLLLLASIFSWTIMLSKWSSFGKADKQSKRFLRAFRKSSRLSEVATVAEQFRPSPLVSVFNEIHDEYQRQNGGRGLPRNGVALERAAATASSEALTMMESRMTWLATIAAIAPFIGLFGTVWGIIDAFHGLGTAGAATLRAVAPGISEALITTAAGLVVAIPAVIGYNQLTARLREFGSRMDDFGRELLNAIENAAMLSPGQAPQASAPTYAPVEEPQPPRRRGF; encoded by the coding sequence ATGGTCTGGACCTTAGCCCTCGCACTTCACTTCCTCCAGGAAGACGCAGCCGTTCCTCCCACTTCGACCAGTTCTTCCGCTCTTGCGGAGATGATTCACAACAGCGGCCCGGTCGCTTTTACGGTCCTGGTTCTTCTGCTGCTGGCGAGCATCTTTTCCTGGACGATCATGCTCTCGAAATGGTCGAGCTTCGGTAAGGCCGATAAACAGAGCAAGCGGTTTCTCCGCGCCTTTCGCAAATCGAGCCGGCTGAGCGAAGTTGCCACAGTTGCGGAACAGTTCCGCCCCAGCCCTCTGGTCTCGGTCTTCAACGAGATTCATGATGAATATCAACGCCAGAATGGCGGGCGCGGACTTCCGCGGAATGGTGTGGCGCTGGAACGGGCTGCTGCAACAGCCTCCAGCGAAGCCCTGACGATGATGGAGTCGCGCATGACCTGGCTGGCGACGATCGCGGCAATTGCTCCCTTTATCGGGTTATTTGGAACCGTATGGGGAATCATCGATGCTTTTCATGGTCTGGGTACGGCCGGTGCAGCGACACTTCGGGCGGTGGCTCCTGGCATCTCTGAAGCTCTGATTACAACCGCCGCGGGTCTGGTGGTCGCGATTCCGGCTGTTATTGGTTACAACCAGCTGACGGCACGGCTCCGCGAGTTCGGTTCGCGCATGGACGATTTTGGCCGGGAGCTGCTGAATGCGATTGAAAATGCAGCGATGCTTTCACCAGGACAAGCGCCGCAGGCATCTGCTCCGACATACGCGCCAGTTGAGGAGCCGCAACCGCCCCGCCGGAGAGGCTTTTAG
- a CDS encoding TonB family protein → MADLSWNPDESFAEENLRGKFIGSIILHVTVAAMITGLAWLHDRGHNWGENAETAGAIQATMVASLPLPPKQRELDTGVLTSENPSPAPLIAPEKTEPPPMPEAIPIPQKITKPPKVAEKPTPAPPKHPQPTPPQPNKAATGETAGIRIPQSTLELKNGTASAMVQDRTFGARFAYYVNIVNRTVAQNWFVREADPRASLGKSVVVVFDINRTGQPSNPRIETQSGSPTLDQSAVRAVQRVDSFGPLPAGDHITVEYTFHYTQP, encoded by the coding sequence ATGGCAGACCTGAGCTGGAATCCGGATGAATCGTTCGCAGAGGAAAACCTGCGCGGAAAATTTATCGGCTCGATTATTCTTCATGTCACGGTAGCCGCCATGATTACCGGATTAGCTTGGCTCCACGATCGGGGCCATAACTGGGGCGAAAATGCAGAGACGGCCGGAGCGATTCAGGCCACCATGGTTGCTTCCCTTCCGCTGCCACCAAAGCAACGAGAACTTGATACGGGTGTTTTGACATCGGAAAATCCCAGTCCAGCACCTTTGATTGCTCCGGAGAAGACGGAACCGCCTCCAATGCCTGAGGCTATTCCGATTCCGCAGAAGATAACGAAGCCCCCCAAGGTAGCGGAGAAGCCGACTCCTGCGCCTCCAAAACACCCGCAACCCACTCCTCCGCAGCCGAATAAGGCGGCAACGGGAGAGACAGCGGGCATCCGCATTCCACAGTCGACGCTTGAGCTTAAAAACGGAACGGCCTCAGCAATGGTGCAGGACCGCACGTTTGGCGCCCGTTTCGCCTACTACGTCAACATTGTGAATCGAACCGTCGCGCAGAACTGGTTTGTCAGGGAAGCTGACCCGCGGGCCTCACTCGGCAAGAGTGTCGTCGTCGTCTTCGACATCAACCGAACGGGACAGCCATCGAATCCCCGCATCGAAACGCAGAGCGGCTCACCAACCCTCGATCAGTCCGCTGTTCGCGCTGTACAGCGCGTCGACAGCTTCGGTCCGCTTCCTGCCGGAGATCACATCACCGTCGAGTACACCTTTCATTACACGCAGCCCTGA
- the hpnH gene encoding adenosyl-hopene transferase HpnH has product MAVPVSQAWTVASYVLTQKLKGRKRYPLVLMLEPLFRCNLACAGCGKIQYPAHILKAELTPEECFRAVEECGAPMVSIPGGEPLLHPKMPEIVAGLVARKKYVYMCTNALLLKEKLHLFKPSKYLSFSVHVDGEREHHDFSVCREGGYDLAMEGIRAAVAAGFRVTTNTTLFDGADPNSVRRHFDQLMAAGVESMMVSPGYTYDKAPDQNHFLGKAKSRRLFRAILSNRKKSWEFNTHPLFSEFLMGKRNFECTPWGMPTFSIFGWQKPCYLLQDGYADTFQELMETTNWENYGAKSGNPQCANCMVHSGHEASAVDYAFSSLGGFIETAKKFMLKPLYPDADAQKLLNEWKPTAHTNPLVQIQGSSSDELQPVSGD; this is encoded by the coding sequence ATGGCAGTACCAGTTTCACAGGCATGGACGGTCGCAAGTTATGTACTGACGCAGAAGCTGAAGGGGCGTAAACGTTATCCCTTGGTGCTGATGCTGGAGCCGCTCTTTCGCTGCAACCTCGCCTGCGCAGGCTGTGGGAAGATTCAGTATCCGGCGCACATCCTTAAGGCAGAACTGACTCCCGAAGAGTGCTTCCGGGCAGTTGAAGAGTGCGGGGCCCCGATGGTTTCCATTCCCGGTGGTGAGCCTCTGTTGCATCCGAAGATGCCGGAGATCGTAGCCGGCTTGGTAGCGCGCAAAAAATATGTGTACATGTGCACTAATGCGCTCCTGCTGAAAGAGAAGCTGCACCTGTTCAAGCCATCGAAGTATCTCTCCTTCTCAGTGCACGTTGATGGAGAACGCGAACATCACGACTTCTCGGTATGCCGCGAAGGCGGATACGACCTCGCAATGGAAGGAATCCGTGCTGCTGTAGCCGCAGGCTTCCGTGTAACCACCAACACGACACTCTTTGATGGTGCTGATCCGAACAGCGTGCGTCGCCACTTCGATCAGTTGATGGCTGCCGGTGTCGAAAGCATGATGGTCTCCCCGGGATATACCTATGACAAGGCCCCAGACCAGAACCACTTCCTCGGCAAGGCAAAATCACGACGACTCTTCCGTGCGATTCTCTCGAACCGCAAGAAGTCGTGGGAGTTTAATACGCATCCCCTCTTCTCCGAGTTTCTAATGGGTAAGCGGAACTTTGAGTGCACACCGTGGGGCATGCCGACCTTCTCGATCTTCGGTTGGCAGAAGCCATGCTACCTGCTGCAGGACGGCTACGCCGATACCTTCCAGGAGCTGATGGAGACGACCAACTGGGAAAACTACGGCGCCAAGAGCGGCAATCCGCAGTGTGCCAACTGCATGGTTCATTCCGGTCACGAGGCTTCGGCAGTTGATTATGCCTTCAGTTCGCTCGGTGGATTTATCGAGACAGCGAAGAAGTTTATGCTCAAGCCGCTCTATCCGGATGCAGATGCGCAGAAGCTGTTGAATGAATGGAAACCCACTGCTCATACCAATCCGCTGGTACAGATTCAGGGCTCATCCAGCGACGAACTTCAGCCGGTTTCAGGAGATTAA